From a single Raphanus sativus cultivar WK10039 chromosome 3, ASM80110v3, whole genome shotgun sequence genomic region:
- the LOC130509301 gene encoding uncharacterized protein LOC130509301 codes for MAASLMSRAVSRTETFGAFRLSLNLLRNFSAPAAAAASPATENPSSDPIKAKRRKSKKNLIEVAQFLPNWGIGYHMAKAHWSGVSYEITKINLYKDGRHGKAWGIVHKDGLRAAEAPKKISGVHKRCWKYIPNLSKATPAVNSATAAQVQAA; via the exons ATGGCGGCGAGCCTTATGAGCAGAGCCGTCTCTAGAACCGAAACCTTCGGCGCTTTCAGACTCTCGCTCAACCTCCTGAGAAACTTCTCAGcgccggcggcggcggcggcatCTCCGGCCACTGAAAACCCTAGCTCCGATCCGATTAAAGCTAAACGAAGGAAGAGTAAGAAGAATCTAATCGAGGTCGCTCAGTTCTTACCCAATTGGGGAATCGGATATCACATGGCTAAAGCTCACTGGAGCGGAGTGTCTTATGAGATCACTAAGATCAATCTCTACAAG GATGGTAGACATGGAAAAGCGTGGGGGATTGTTCACAAAGATG GCTTGCGAGCTGCGGAAGCTCCAAAGAAGATAAGCGGAGTTCACAAACGTTGCTGGAAGTATATCCCTAACCTGTCAAAGGCCACACCTGCAGTAAACTCTGCAACTGCCGCCCAAGTACAAGCTGCCTGA
- the LOC108847576 gene encoding uncharacterized protein LOC108847576, whose protein sequence is MPSFAFGSPHHHLATPGGGDSPYSVEVSIDGDSSDLDSLSEVDLESGGVTSPVKKLHSGGGKRRARRRKTKKKRKEGGDCRICHLPLEANKEDEQEEENEAREGEEEEYYGLPLQLGCSCKGDLGVAHSKCAETWFKIKGNMTCEICGAMAINVAGEQSNQESNASAHSQTTAGQTQTEARGTWHGRRVMNFLLAVVIFAFIVSWLFHFKVLK, encoded by the exons ATGCCTTCTTTTGCTTTTGGATCTCCTCATCACCATTTGGCGACTCCCGGAGGCGGAGACTCGCCTTACTCCGTCGAAGTTAGCATCGACGGCGACTCCTCCGACTTGGATTCCTTGTCTGAAGTCGATTTAGAGAGCGGTGGTGTGACGTCTCCTGTGAAGAAGCTACATTCTGGTGGTGGTAAGAGGAGGGCGAGGAGGagaaagacaaagaagaagaggaaagaagGTGGAGATTGCAGGATCTGTCATCTGCCTTTAGAGGCTAACAAAGAagatgaacaagaagaagaaaacgaagcaagagaaggtgaagaagaagagtattaTGGGCTGCCTTTGCAATTGGGTTGCTCTTGTAAAGGTGATTTGGGTGTAGCTCACAGCAAGTGTGCTGAAACTTGGTTCAAGATTAAAGGAAACAT GACATGTGAGATATGCGGCGCAATGGCTATAAACGTTGCTGGCGAACAGTCAAACCAAGAGAGCAACGCCTCTGCCCATTCACAAACAACTGCAGGACAAACTCAGACAGAGGCACGGGGAACCTGGCATGGTCGCCGTGTTATGAACTTCTTACTTGCCGTTGTGATCTTTGCGTTCATTGTTTCTTGGCTTTTTCATTTCAAAGTCCTGAAGTGA